The proteins below are encoded in one region of Candidatus Methylomirabilota bacterium:
- a CDS encoding tetratricopeptide repeat protein translates to MADDRDRIAEFKEVAALMPDDPVVRFGLAGAYLDAGQAESAVLEYEETIRLKPDYSAAHRGLGRALERAGRREAALAAYRTGLEVATQTGDLQTKKEIEVFLRRLDPPTR, encoded by the coding sequence GCCGAGTTCAAGGAAGTGGCCGCGCTGATGCCGGACGATCCCGTCGTCCGCTTCGGTCTGGCCGGCGCCTACCTCGACGCCGGGCAGGCCGAGAGCGCCGTCCTCGAGTACGAGGAGACGATCCGGCTCAAGCCCGATTACTCCGCCGCCCATCGCGGCCTCGGGCGGGCGCTGGAGCGGGCCGGACGACGCGAGGCGGCCCTGGCCGCCTACCGGACGGGACTCGAGGTGGCCACGCAGACCGGCGACCTTCAGACGAAAAAAGAGATCGAGGTCTTCCTCCGCCGGCTGGACCCACCCACCCGCTGA